In Acipenser ruthenus chromosome 15, fAciRut3.2 maternal haplotype, whole genome shotgun sequence, a genomic segment contains:
- the LOC117973961 gene encoding nucleic acid dioxygenase ALKBH1-like, giving the protein MAKMATSMLQQGEDAFRKLFKFYRRKNPPPDFSDVIDFSNPGNHSGKVFNCDLNAALLSDGDACRAGLHPVCKWKAFGLDGYPGFIFISNPFLPGSQRHWVKQCLKVYPQKPNICNLDMHMSPTDTDNLWEKSRDQIRQKCAAKREPKSLLEKLRWVTNGYHYNWDTKTYSADHYTPFPSDLNALSEGVAAACGFQNFKAEAGILNYYHFDSSLGIHVDESELDHSRPLLSFSFGQSAVFLLGGLRREDPATPMFMHSGDIMVMSGSSRLLYHAVPRIVSSPDKQAVPQCLVQELADDTPEDTVVQNVSEEDWAVCAKYIQTSRINMTVRQVLGLGEAFPTEPDNENTVDIQPGTYHEGSSDSEESNVKRKKQ; this is encoded by the exons ATGGCCAAGATGGCTACCTCCATGTTGCAGCAGGGGGAAGACGCTTTTAGAAAGTTGTTTAAATTCTATAGAAGAAAAAACCCACCTCCTGATTTCAGTGATGTCATAGATTTTTCTAACCCTGGCAATCATTCTGGAAAA gtgtTCAACTGTGATCTAAATGCAGCACTATTAAGTGATGGAGACGCCTGTAGAGCTGGTCTTCATCCTGTCTGCAAATGGAAGGCATTTGGTCTTGATGGCTACCCAG gttttattttcatCTCAAACCCGTTCCTTCCTGGCTCACAACGTCACTGGGTGAAACAGTGTCTCAAAGTATATCCTCAGAAACCTAACATCTGCAATTTAGACATGCATATGTCGCCAACGGACACAGACAATTTGTGGGAGAAAAGCAGAGATCAAATAAG GCAAAAGTGTGCTGCAAAAAGAGAACCTAAAAGTCTGCTGGAGAAGCTTCGCTGGGTGACTAATGGGTATCATTATAACTGGGACACCAAG ACGTACTCTGCGGATCACTACACCCCATTCCCCTCAGACCTAAATGCACTGTCTGAAGGAGTTGCAGCAGCTTGTGGCTTCCAAAACTTCAAAGCAGAGGCTGGGATCCTGAACTACTATCACTTTGATTCTTCTCTTGGAATTCATGTTGATGAATCAGAGCTGGACCACTCTCGGCCACTGTTATCATTCAG TTTTGGCCAATCGGCTGTCTTCCTGCTGGGTGGCTTGAGGAGGGAAGATCCAGCCACTCCTATGTTTATGCACAGTGGAGACATCATGGTTATGTCTGGGTCGAGTCGGCTCCTGTATCATGCAGTTCCTAGAATAGTCTCCAGTCCCGACAAGCAGGCTGTGCCTCAATGCCTGGTTCAAGAACTTGCAGATGATACTCCAGAGGACACTGTTGTACAAAATGTTTCTGAAGAGGACTGGGCAGTCTGTGCAAAGTATATTCAGACCTCTCGAATCAATATGACTGTGAGACAGGTACTAGGACTGGGAGAGGCTTTCCCAACGGAGCCTGATAATGAAAACACTGTTGACATCCAGCCAGGCACTTATCACGAAGGAAGCTCAGACAGTGAAGAAAGTAATGTTAAACGAAAAAAGCAATAA
- the LOC117422583 gene encoding SNW domain-containing protein 1: MTSDAKFRRKKMSLTSFLPAPTQLSQDQLEAEEKSRSQRSRSTALVSSRREPPPYGFRKSWIPRSLEDFGDGGAFPEIHIAQYPLEMGRKKKTSNALAVQVDAEGKVKYDAIARQGQGKDKVIYSKFTDLLPKEVVNEDDPGLQRPDEEAVQELTEKTRSALDKQVSQKIAAAMPVRAADKQAPAQYIRYTPSQQGVAFNSGAKQRVIRMVEMQKDPMEPPRFKINKKIPRGPPSPPAPVMHSPSRKMTVKEQQEWKIPPCISNWKNAKGYTIPLDKRLAADGRGLQTVHINENFAKLAEALYIADRKAREAVEMRAQVEKKMAQKEKEKKEEKLRELAQMARDRRAGIKGHVDKGAEDGEARERDEIRHDRRKERQHDRNISRAAPDKRSKLQRDQDRDVSELIALGQPNPRTSNEAQYDQRLFNQSKGMDSGFAGGEDEVYNVYDQPWKSGRDMAQNIYRPSKNADKDMYGDNLDTLMQNNRFVPDREFSGTDRRQRRDGPVQFEEDPFGLDKFLEEAKQHGGSKRPSDSGRSKDYDHDKKRRKE; encoded by the exons ATGACGTCAGACGCAAAGTTTCGGAGAAAGAAAATGTCGCTAACGAG CTTTTTACCTGCCCCAACTCAGCTTTCCCAGGACCAGCTGGAAGCTGAAGAAAAGTCCCGGTCACAACGGTCCAGGTCAACTGCACTGGTATCATCACGTAGAGAACCACCTCCCTATGGCTTTAGAAAGAGCTGGATACCAAGGTCACTGGAG GACTTTGGAGATGGAGGTGCTTTTCCAGAGATTCACATTGCCCAATACCCGCTGGAAATGGGAAGAAAAAAGAAGACTTCCAATGCTTTGGCAGTTCAGGTGGATGCAGAAGGGAAGGTCAAATATGATGCCATTGCCCGGCAAGGACAGGGAAAAGACAAG GTTATTTACAGTAAGTTCACAGATTTGCTTCCTAAGGAAGTTGTGAATGAAGATGATCCAGGCCTTCAGAGACCAGATGAAGAAGCTGTTCAAGAG ttGACAGAAAAGACCAGATCTGCTCTTGATAAACAAGTTTCACAGAAGATTGCAGCAGCCATGCCTGTGCGTGCAGCTGATAAGCAGGCCCCTGCTCAGTATATTAG GTACACTCCATCCCAGCAAGGAGTTGCATTTAATTCTGGAGCCAAGCAAAGGGTTATTCGAATGGTGGAAATGCAGAAGGATCCGATGGAACCACCACGATTTAA GATCAATAAGAAAATTCCCAGAGGACCTCCATCTCCACCTGCACCAGTCATGCATTCACCCAGCAGAAAG atGACGGTGAAGGAACAGCAAGAGTGGAAGATTCCACCATGCATTTCAAACTGGAAAAACGCAAAG GGTTACACAATTCCATTAGACAAACGTCTAGCAGCTGATGGCCGGGGACTGCAGACAGTTCACATCAATGAAAACTTTGCAAAGCTTGCAGAGGCACTCTACATTGCAGACAGGAAG GCTCGCGAAGCTGTTGAGATGCGTGCCCaggtagaaaaaaaaatggctcagaaggagaaagagaagaaggaggagaagctCAGGGAACTGGCCCAGATGGCAAGAGACCGAAGAGCTGGCATCAAAGGCCATGTTGACAAAG GTGCAGAGGACGGAGAGGCTAGAGAGCGTGATGAAATCAGACATGACAGAAGGAAAGAGAGACAGCATGACAGAAATATATCTAGAGCAGCTCCAGATAAAAG GTCAAAGCTACAAAGGGACCAGGACAGAGATGTCAGTGAACTCATTGCGCTTGGTCAACCCAATCCTCGCACTTCTAATGAGGCACAGTATGATCAGCGACTTTTCAATCAAAGCAAG GGTATGGATAGTGGTTTTGCTGGTGGAGAGGATGAGGTTTATAATGTGTATGACCAGCCTTGGAAAAGTGGCAGGGATATGGCCCAGAACATCTACAGACCCAGTAAGAATGCTGATAAAGATATGTATGGAGACAATCTGGACACACTCATGCAAAATAACAG ATTTGTGCCTGACAGGGAGTTCTCTGGCACTGATCGCAGACAGCGCAGAGATGGCCCAGTTCAGTTTGAGGAGGATCCGTTCGGTCTAGATAAGTTCTTGGAGGAAGCCAAGCAGCATGGTGGCTCAAAACGGCCATCAGATAGTGGACGGTCAAAGGATTACGACCATGATAAGAAACGAAGAAAAGAGTAA
- the LOC117402621 gene encoding SRA stem-loop-interacting RNA-binding protein, mitochondrial-like → MAAPTKKVFEVFVSKIPWTMASKEVKEYFGQFGHVKKCLLPFDKDTGFHKGFCRIGFSSEEGLQNALQKDAHTVEGAKLQVQRNRQAAVGRRSNRDVGDSV, encoded by the exons ATGGCTGCTCCCACAAAGAAGGTGTTCGAGGTTTTTGTTTCAAAAATCCCATGGACCATGGCTAGTA AGGAAGTAAAGGAATACTTCGGGCAATTTGGACATGTTAAGAAGTGTTTGCTGCCTTTT GATAAGGATACAGGGTTCCACAAGGGTTTCTGCAGGATTGGGTTTTCAAGTGAAGAAGGTCTCCAGAATGCCCTTCAAAAGGATGCACATACTGTAGAAGGggcaaag cttcaaGTTCAAAGAAACAGACAAGCAGCTGTTGGACGACGTTCAAATAGGGATGTTGGCGACTCAgtttaa